A single bacterium DNA region contains:
- a CDS encoding molybdopterin molybdotransferase MoeA, with the protein MMQHAEALSEVLANSVTLPSRVMTLSKSLGHYLAEPLVAPFSLPRFDNSAVDGYGFRADDFREVTTKEPVTLHPFESIRAGEHSEQCLPVNGVVKVLTGAPIPPGVDSVIMREELEVGGKVSLNRTPIVGENIRHAGREVLKGTELLPVGTKITPSVIGMLATFGMSRVNVIRKPRISLFSSGDELVVVGKTLDRPSQIYDSNLPMVTAELSQLGIAPRTTYRLPDNLSATLQSLRLAMKHSDIVVTCGGISMGEYDFIRTAALELGIAEKFWKVAIKPGKPLFFGTHGTKSRPKLFFGLPGNPVAVMVTLEQFVLPAIRKLMGSTAAVLPMQSGILMQPITKKAGRLDFVRVVAVWADDHYEITPMSAQESHMLSGIAVANALLHFPEACEVLPAGATASFQWLSSRHGG; encoded by the coding sequence ATGATGCAGCATGCGGAAGCCTTGAGTGAAGTATTGGCAAATTCCGTCACGTTGCCATCACGCGTCATGACTTTGAGTAAGTCATTGGGACATTATCTCGCAGAACCGCTCGTGGCGCCATTTTCTTTGCCTAGATTTGACAACTCTGCCGTGGATGGCTATGGATTTCGTGCGGATGATTTTCGTGAAGTCACGACAAAGGAACCAGTAACGTTACACCCCTTCGAATCAATACGAGCTGGCGAACATTCGGAACAATGCCTTCCGGTTAACGGGGTGGTCAAGGTGCTTACCGGCGCGCCGATTCCACCAGGGGTTGATTCGGTCATCATGCGGGAGGAACTGGAAGTTGGCGGGAAAGTATCGTTGAATCGCACACCAATCGTTGGTGAGAACATACGTCATGCCGGAAGGGAAGTCCTCAAAGGCACAGAACTGTTACCCGTAGGCACCAAAATCACGCCTTCCGTCATCGGAATGTTGGCAACGTTTGGCATGTCGCGCGTGAACGTCATTCGCAAACCACGAATCAGCCTTTTCTCATCTGGTGATGAATTGGTCGTGGTCGGAAAAACACTCGATCGTCCTTCACAGATTTACGATTCGAATCTACCGATGGTAACTGCTGAGCTTTCACAACTCGGCATTGCACCACGAACGACTTATCGATTGCCGGACAATTTGTCTGCAACGTTGCAGTCATTGCGGCTTGCGATGAAACATTCTGACATCGTCGTAACCTGCGGTGGCATTTCGATGGGCGAGTACGATTTCATTCGGACGGCAGCGCTAGAGTTAGGCATTGCGGAGAAGTTCTGGAAGGTCGCCATCAAACCGGGGAAACCGTTATTTTTCGGCACCCATGGAACGAAGTCACGTCCCAAGTTGTTTTTTGGATTGCCGGGTAATCCCGTTGCCGTGATGGTGACTTTGGAGCAGTTTGTCCTGCCGGCAATACGGAAATTAATGGGGTCAACGGCGGCAGTGCTACCCATGCAAAGCGGGATCTTGATGCAGCCAATCACGAAGAAAGCGGGTCGTCTTGATTTCGTTCGCGTAGTAGCAGTTTGGGCTGACGATCATTACGAAATTACTCCGATGTCAGCGCAAGAGTCGCACATGCTCAGCGGGATTGCCGTGGCGAATGCCTTGTTACATTTCCCGGAAGCGTGTGAAGTCCTTCCCGCTGGCGCTACCGCCAGTTTTCAGTGGCTGTCTTCACGACATGGAGGTTGA
- a CDS encoding sulfite exporter TauE/SafE family protein — translation MELLPIGLCVFVVAMLYSSVGHGGATGYIAVLTLFSFSNRFIGTTSLLLNVVVSAIALFHFMKARQFSWRLLLPLIITSVPASFLGGMLTIDRKPYMVMISTLLTYAAILMLRPESTPSKVIVDKIHIYLLPILGAGVGYISGVLGIGGGILISPMFILLNWATPSQTSAIAAGFILLNSIAGLAGRFFTGVTVTTASIGFLAIAALGGFIGSYWGANRFSSRILRKLLAVVLLTAALKTVFDFVRN, via the coding sequence ATGGAACTACTTCCAATCGGGTTATGCGTTTTTGTCGTAGCGATGTTATACTCTTCCGTGGGACATGGTGGGGCGACCGGTTACATTGCAGTCTTAACCTTGTTTTCCTTTTCGAACCGCTTCATTGGTACGACTTCCTTACTCCTTAACGTCGTCGTATCGGCAATCGCACTATTTCACTTCATGAAGGCGAGGCAGTTTTCCTGGCGTCTGCTGCTACCACTAATCATCACATCCGTACCGGCTTCATTTCTTGGTGGAATGTTGACGATCGATCGAAAGCCATACATGGTGATGATTTCAACTTTATTGACCTATGCAGCCATTCTCATGCTTCGCCCCGAAAGTACGCCATCCAAAGTCATTGTTGATAAGATCCACATTTATTTACTACCAATACTAGGAGCAGGCGTAGGATACATTTCGGGGGTGCTGGGCATTGGTGGGGGAATACTGATCAGCCCAATGTTCATCTTACTGAATTGGGCAACACCTTCTCAAACATCTGCCATTGCAGCTGGGTTCATATTGTTAAATTCGATTGCAGGATTGGCTGGAAGATTTTTCACCGGCGTAACGGTAACGACTGCTTCCATTGGTTTTCTGGCGATTGCTGCCCTAGGGGGATTCATCGGTTCCTACTGGGGTGCAAATCGATTTTCCTCAAGGATTCTGCGTAAACTACTTGCAGTCGTTCTGCTAACTGCTGCTTTGAAGACAGTTTTTGATTTTGTGCGGAATTAA
- a CDS encoding MOSC domain-containing protein translates to MSTGTIVALSISETKGTPKLNVPTVVMLPEWGIEGDAHAGNWHRQVSLLPMESVAKMQQLGATVTAGSFAENITTLGIDLSQLQIGDLVSIENVRLEITQIGKECHARCNIYYQVGDCVMPREGIFARVLTGGTVSVGSPIKVDHSKS, encoded by the coding sequence ATGTCTACAGGAACGATTGTTGCGCTATCGATCAGCGAGACAAAGGGAACACCCAAATTGAATGTACCCACAGTCGTCATGCTGCCCGAATGGGGAATTGAGGGCGATGCACATGCCGGCAATTGGCATCGCCAGGTCAGCCTGCTACCAATGGAAAGCGTTGCGAAAATGCAGCAGCTTGGAGCAACCGTCACAGCTGGAAGTTTTGCCGAGAACATTACGACGTTGGGCATTGACTTGTCGCAATTACAAATCGGAGATCTTGTCTCCATTGAGAACGTTCGACTCGAAATCACGCAAATTGGAAAAGAGTGTCATGCGCGGTGCAACATCTACTATCAGGTAGGGGATTGCGTCATGCCGCGCGAGGGGATTTTTGCACGGGTACTCACCGGCGGCACTGTTAGCGTTGGTTCGCCGATAAAAGTCGATCACAGTAAGTCATGA